From a region of the Cyprinus carpio isolate SPL01 chromosome B21, ASM1834038v1, whole genome shotgun sequence genome:
- the LOC109087114 gene encoding olfactory receptor 52N2-like, which yields MDNLTFRYSVLLVEGLQITHQSSQLTFIFLLIAYVFTMVSNIGILIQISAEKSLHQPMHILFCHLPVSDVIGANVLIPRLLKDLLTDPSERYITYVECVFQAFFEHLYGTTSHTILMIMAFDRYVAICNPLRYPTIMTNKMMVKLSTGAWAAAILPVGILIGLSVRLSHCRSFIPNHLCDNASLFKLSCENTVINNVYGLTFTVVLLTASLGWVLMTYLRIAMVCLKSKNKATNSKAIKTCSTHLTVYVILLISGFVPIFLHRFSEYAENRKFGNVMFHVIPPVLNPIIYGLQAKEIRQRMLKLCRNKVNSS from the coding sequence ATGGACAACCTGACATTCAGATACAGTGTACTTTTAGTGGAGGGACTGCAAATTACACATCAGTCCAGCCAGCTGACCTTCATCTTTCTATTGATTGCTTATGTCTTTACAATGGTGTCCAACATTGGGATTTTGATTCAGATCTCTGCAGAAAAAAGTTTACACCAGCCTATGCACATTCTTTTCTGTCACTTGCCAGTGAGTGATGTAATTGGAGCAAATGTCCTCATACCACGCTTACTGAAGGACTTATTAACAGACCCCTCTGAGCGCTACATTACATATGTGGAATGTGTTTTCCAAgctttttttgaacatttatatgGAACAACTTCCCACACAATTCTAATGATTATGGCCTTTGACAGATATGTGGCCATATGCAATCCACTGCGATACCCAACTATAATGACCAATAAAATGATGGTTAAACTGTCAACAGGAGCTTGGGCTGCTGCAATATTGCCAGTGGGAATTTTGATTGGCCTCAGTGTGCGTCTTTCTCACTGCAGATCATTTATTCCAAACCACTTGTGTGATAATGCTTCACTTTTTAAATTGTCTTGTGAAAATACAGTGATTAATAATGTATATGGATTAACTTTTACTGTGGTTTTACTTACCGCTTCATTGGGGTGGGTGTTAATGACATATCTCAGAATAGCAATGGTatgtttaaaaagcaaaaacaaagcgACCAACAGCAAAGCCATAAAAACTTGCAGCACTCATTTGACTGTTTATGTAATCTTACTTATCTCTGGTTTTGTCCCAATTTTCCTTCATCGCTTCTCTGAGTATGCTGAAAATAGGAAGTTTGGGAATGTAATGTTCCATGTTATACCACCAGTATTAAACCCCATAATATATGGTTTACAGGCCAAGGAAATAAGACAAAGAATGTTAAAACTATGCAGAAATAAAGTTAATTCTAGCTGA